One Micromonospora sp. WMMD1120 genomic region harbors:
- a CDS encoding cytochrome P450 — MLFRSWTQVSDPAWPDVARVPDHVGGTHLVVTRHALVRQVLADPVTYRPDNALDAVTPMPVTALRVLAGHRFRLPPTLANNSGVDHPAIRAIVADALRPARVAAQRQWLTTLVHDRVAGIGAALDAGEPVDLYATLAADLPLLVLARLVELPDASVDVVKEFARAALELFWAPLDADRQVALAAEVGRFHSVLRAFAATGGGLAAELRAAGHPPDVVVGALFFLLVAGQETTSQFLTLLLHRLAGEPGVRAGLRAGDVAVADVVEEGLRLEPPIVTWRRVAATDSALGGTEVPAGSSLVLWLARAGRDPAVVPFPDEFRPGQRGSRRHLAFGAGAHRCVGDVLARMEAAVVVAEATSLLDGVNVVRAPWCPDNLTFRMPDAFVVRRAPADRA, encoded by the coding sequence GTGCTGTTCCGCAGCTGGACGCAGGTGTCCGACCCCGCGTGGCCGGACGTGGCCCGGGTGCCGGACCACGTCGGCGGCACCCACCTGGTGGTCACCCGGCACGCGCTGGTCCGCCAGGTTCTCGCCGACCCGGTCACCTACCGGCCGGACAACGCGCTGGACGCGGTGACACCGATGCCGGTGACCGCGCTCCGGGTGCTCGCCGGGCACCGGTTCCGGCTACCGCCGACCCTGGCGAACAACTCCGGCGTCGACCACCCGGCGATTCGGGCGATCGTCGCCGACGCGCTGCGCCCGGCCCGGGTCGCCGCGCAACGCCAGTGGCTCACCACGCTGGTTCACGATCGGGTCGCGGGCATCGGCGCCGCGCTCGACGCCGGCGAGCCGGTCGACCTGTACGCGACGCTCGCCGCCGACCTGCCGCTGCTGGTGCTCGCCCGGCTGGTCGAGCTGCCGGACGCGTCGGTCGACGTGGTCAAGGAGTTCGCCCGCGCCGCGTTGGAGCTGTTCTGGGCGCCGCTGGACGCCGACCGGCAGGTGGCGCTCGCCGCCGAGGTGGGCCGCTTCCACAGCGTGCTGCGCGCCTTCGCGGCCACCGGCGGCGGGCTCGCCGCCGAGCTGCGCGCGGCCGGGCACCCGCCCGACGTGGTGGTCGGCGCGCTCTTCTTCCTGCTCGTCGCCGGGCAGGAGACCACCTCGCAGTTCCTCACCCTGCTGCTGCACCGACTGGCCGGCGAGCCCGGGGTACGGGCCGGGCTGCGCGCCGGTGACGTCGCCGTGGCCGACGTGGTCGAGGAGGGGCTGCGGCTGGAACCGCCGATCGTCACCTGGCGGCGGGTGGCCGCGACAGACAGCGCCCTGGGCGGGACGGAGGTGCCGGCCGGCAGCAGCCTGGTGCTGTGGCTGGCCCGCGCCGGCCGGGACCCAGCCGTCGTGCCGTTCCCCGACGAGTTCCGGCCGGGCCAGCGTGGGTCCCGCCGGCACCTGGCGTTCGGGGCGGGCGCGCACCGCTGCGTGGGGGACGTGCTGGCCCGGATGGAGGCGGCGGTGGTGGTGGCCGAGGCGACGTCGCTGCTGGACGGGGTGAACGTGGTCCGCGCGCCCTGGTGCCCGGACAACCTGACCTTCCGGATGCCGGACGCCTTCGTGGTCCGTCGCGCACCGGCTGACCGGGCCTGA
- a CDS encoding 50S ribosomal protein L11 methyltransferase, with product MSELSSTFVRLHARLAPVAFVPEVRLHQADEPIGLWELTEGQFSTDRPPPFWAFAWAGGQALARYVTDHPELVAGRRVLDLASGSGLVAIAAARAGAASVRAVEVDELAVAAVALNAEANGVRVDAEFGDILDSDAGDAEVVLAGDVFYSAAMARRVLRFLLRATRAGAPALVGDPGRAFLPRDRFDELAAYDVPVPEALESVRVKRTTVWRLRAGLPGASG from the coding sequence GTGTCCGAGCTCTCCAGCACGTTCGTCCGGCTGCACGCCCGGCTGGCTCCGGTCGCCTTCGTCCCCGAGGTGCGCCTGCACCAGGCGGACGAGCCGATCGGGCTGTGGGAGCTGACCGAGGGCCAGTTCTCCACCGACCGGCCGCCGCCGTTCTGGGCTTTCGCCTGGGCGGGTGGGCAGGCCCTCGCCCGGTACGTGACCGACCACCCGGAGCTGGTCGCCGGCCGCCGGGTGCTCGACCTCGCCTCCGGCTCCGGCCTGGTGGCCATCGCCGCCGCGCGGGCCGGCGCGGCGTCCGTGCGGGCCGTCGAGGTCGACGAGCTGGCCGTCGCGGCCGTCGCCCTCAACGCCGAGGCCAACGGGGTACGCGTCGACGCCGAGTTCGGCGACATCCTCGACTCCGACGCCGGGGACGCCGAGGTGGTGCTCGCCGGGGACGTCTTCTACAGCGCCGCGATGGCCCGCCGGGTGCTGCGGTTCCTGCTCCGCGCCACCAGGGCCGGCGCGCCGGCGCTCGTCGGTGACCCCGGTCGGGCGTTCCTGCCCCGGGACCGCTTCGACGAGCTGGCGGCGTACGACGTGCCGGTGCCGGAGGCGCTGGAGAGCGTACGGGTGAAGCGCACCACCGTCTGGCGGCTGCGAGCCGGGTTGCCGGGAGCCTCCGGCTAG
- a CDS encoding M36 family metallopeptidase, translated as MSQPEWSPPMSRRRRRLIAILATTTVAALLPTGVSSAAPAGGAASAERTSGPFAQGQHEPADADNRIGTAAPDARQRGLARAADPDVRWNRLGTPQALGPGRAPLATGLPADPEAAARAYLTANSDLFGMDAASVTRMERVLVRQIGSGSVVTLRQRFGDLPAGPDGLVTLAVADRTVLSVSSSLARDTAAPAPATRTAEQAYAAALADVGLTADAVASHTVRQVAVPTPLDGARAAYEVTMIGADTEHPAAFTSYVDGITGRVLVREDLVDFDSDNPSWAVFPATPPRDLGPGVDPRVRWCGDPAPGCQAASRDPATGQPWDVDAATATPTFTSRGNSANTVLSWGANTPVVPAAPSPERRYEYPFTDQWHQAKCNPAVFTSAQRNDADASIANLFAMHNRMHDWSYRLGFTESAWNLQAVNLTASGLGGDAEQGRAQQGALTGNRNNANQGTPRDGLPPTTNMYLWQPQAGGPYPPCVDGDYDMTVIGHEYTHAITNRMIAGPDSGISGHQGGAMGESWGDLLAAEYLFQHGLRAPGETPFITGGYVTGNLVSGIRNYDLSRSPLNYSDIGYNTGGPAVHADGEIWGATNFRVRSALVKRYGIGTPQRQLDCAQGTVAADQCPGNRRWSQLVFDSFLLQAASQVSMLDMRDNMLTADRLRFGGANQDLIWAEFARSGMGRDAATNGAGDTDPTPSFAAPQGGNATFTLRPRGDSADAPIRVYVGHYEARAVPVADTDPATPIPDTVELVAGTYDLLAVAPGFGHQRLSVVATAGKQGYVDLRLSRNLASTAAGATISGDGVNLDRVADDTEATNWASLDGVAGRQLTVALAGGAPQPVRRVNVSAMLRPASTGDADTGSQNALSALRSFAVSACDATTTDCADPARWRRIYTSAADAFPGGAYRAYSRDINLRSFAVPTTVATHLRLEVLASQCTGGPQYAGEQDDDPATTTDCATASPARNQVRIAEFQAFSS; from the coding sequence GTGTCACAACCGGAGTGGTCACCCCCGATGAGCCGGCGTCGACGCCGGCTCATCGCCATCCTGGCGACGACGACGGTCGCCGCGCTGCTCCCCACCGGCGTCAGCAGCGCGGCTCCGGCCGGCGGCGCCGCGTCCGCCGAACGCACGTCCGGGCCGTTCGCGCAGGGGCAGCACGAACCCGCCGACGCCGACAACCGCATCGGCACGGCGGCGCCCGACGCCCGCCAGCGCGGCCTGGCCCGGGCCGCCGACCCCGACGTCCGGTGGAACCGGCTCGGCACCCCGCAGGCGCTCGGCCCCGGCCGCGCCCCGCTCGCCACCGGGCTGCCCGCCGACCCGGAGGCCGCCGCCCGCGCCTACCTGACCGCCAACAGCGACCTCTTCGGCATGGACGCCGCCTCGGTGACCCGGATGGAGCGGGTGCTGGTCCGGCAGATCGGCAGCGGCAGCGTGGTCACCCTGCGGCAGCGCTTCGGTGACCTGCCGGCCGGCCCGGACGGGCTGGTCACCCTCGCGGTCGCCGACCGGACGGTGCTCTCGGTCAGCTCGTCGCTGGCCCGCGACACCGCCGCGCCGGCGCCCGCCACCCGCACCGCCGAGCAGGCGTACGCGGCCGCGCTCGCCGACGTCGGGCTGACCGCCGACGCGGTGGCCAGTCACACCGTCCGGCAGGTCGCCGTGCCCACCCCGCTGGACGGGGCACGGGCCGCCTACGAGGTGACCATGATCGGCGCGGACACCGAGCACCCGGCCGCGTTCACCAGCTACGTGGACGGCATCACCGGGCGGGTGCTGGTCCGCGAGGACCTCGTCGACTTCGACTCGGACAACCCGAGCTGGGCGGTGTTCCCCGCCACCCCGCCGCGTGACCTCGGCCCCGGGGTGGACCCGAGGGTGCGCTGGTGCGGCGACCCGGCGCCCGGCTGCCAGGCGGCCTCCCGCGACCCGGCCACCGGCCAACCGTGGGACGTCGACGCGGCCACCGCGACACCGACCTTCACCTCGCGCGGCAACTCGGCCAACACGGTGCTCTCCTGGGGCGCGAACACCCCTGTCGTCCCGGCCGCCCCCAGCCCGGAGCGGCGCTACGAATACCCGTTCACGGATCAGTGGCACCAGGCGAAGTGCAACCCGGCGGTGTTCACCTCCGCCCAGCGCAACGACGCCGACGCGTCGATCGCCAACCTGTTCGCCATGCACAACCGGATGCACGACTGGTCGTACCGGCTGGGCTTCACCGAGTCGGCGTGGAACCTCCAGGCGGTCAACCTCACCGCGTCCGGGCTGGGTGGCGACGCCGAGCAGGGCCGCGCCCAGCAGGGCGCGCTGACCGGCAACCGGAACAACGCCAACCAGGGCACCCCGCGCGACGGGCTGCCGCCGACCACGAACATGTACCTGTGGCAGCCGCAGGCGGGCGGGCCGTACCCGCCCTGTGTGGACGGCGACTACGACATGACGGTGATCGGCCACGAGTACACCCACGCGATCACCAACCGGATGATCGCCGGTCCGGACAGCGGGATCAGCGGCCACCAGGGCGGGGCCATGGGTGAGTCGTGGGGCGACCTGCTCGCCGCCGAGTACCTGTTCCAGCACGGGCTGCGCGCGCCGGGCGAGACGCCCTTCATCACCGGTGGTTATGTCACCGGCAACCTGGTCAGCGGCATCCGCAACTACGACCTGAGCCGCAGCCCGCTCAACTACTCCGACATCGGTTACAACACCGGTGGCCCCGCGGTGCACGCCGACGGGGAGATCTGGGGGGCCACCAACTTCCGGGTCCGCTCCGCGCTGGTCAAGCGCTACGGCATCGGCACACCGCAGCGGCAGCTCGACTGCGCGCAGGGCACTGTCGCCGCGGACCAGTGCCCGGGCAACCGGCGCTGGTCGCAACTGGTCTTCGACTCGTTCCTGCTCCAGGCCGCCAGCCAGGTCAGCATGCTCGACATGCGGGACAACATGCTCACCGCCGACCGGCTCCGCTTCGGCGGCGCCAACCAGGACCTGATCTGGGCCGAGTTCGCCCGCTCCGGGATGGGCCGGGACGCCGCCACCAACGGCGCCGGCGACACCGACCCGACGCCGAGCTTCGCCGCTCCGCAGGGCGGCAACGCGACGTTCACCCTGCGCCCGCGCGGGGACAGCGCCGACGCGCCGATCCGGGTCTACGTCGGACACTACGAGGCGCGTGCCGTGCCGGTCGCCGACACCGACCCGGCGACGCCGATCCCGGACACCGTGGAGCTGGTCGCCGGCACGTACGACCTGCTCGCCGTCGCGCCGGGCTTCGGCCACCAGCGGCTCAGCGTGGTCGCCACGGCCGGCAAGCAGGGGTACGTCGACCTGCGGTTGAGCCGCAACCTGGCCTCGACCGCCGCCGGGGCGACGATCAGCGGTGACGGGGTCAACCTGGACCGGGTCGCCGACGACACCGAGGCGACGAACTGGGCCTCGCTGGACGGGGTCGCCGGCCGGCAGCTCACCGTGGCGCTGGCCGGGGGCGCTCCGCAGCCGGTCAGGCGGGTGAACGTCAGCGCGATGCTGCGCCCGGCGAGCACCGGTGACGCCGACACCGGCAGCCAGAACGCGCTCAGCGCGCTGCGCTCGTTCGCGGTGTCCGCCTGCGACGCGACGACGACCGACTGCGCCGACCCGGCGCGCTGGCGACGCATCTACACCAGCGCCGCCGACGCGTTCCCCGGCGGGGCGTACCGGGCGTACAGCCGGGACATCAACCTCCGCTCGTTCGCGGTGCCCACCACTGTCGCCACCCACCTGCGCCTGGAGGTGCTGGCGAGCCAGTGCACCGGCGGCCCGCAGTACGCGGGTGAGCAGGACGACGACCCGGCCACCACGACCGACTGCGCGACCGCCAGCCCGGCGCGCAACCAGGTCCGGATCGCCGAGTTCCAGGCGTTCTCGTCGTGA
- a CDS encoding alkane 1-monooxygenase, translating into MAVDADPTVEPADWRDPRKPLWPLALLVPALPFAGFVLWRAGVGASSWWLTPVVVFGLIPVIDLLLGDDRQNPPEEAVPRLSADGYYRWLTYLYLPAQYAALVLCCAVWTGDALSVAGAAGLVATVGVVNGIAINTAHELGHKRERVERWLSKVALAPTGYGHFFVEHNRGHHVRVATREDPASSRLGEGFWAFWPRTVFGSLRSAWRLETARFRVRGRSPWTLRNELFNAWALTLLLYVALTLAFGPGVLPFLALQAVVGFTLLEVVNYLEHYGLARQRTPAGRYERVDPRHSWNSDRTVTNVFLFQLQRHSDHHANPLRRYQTLRSFDVSPRLPAGYATMVVVALVPPLWRRVMDRRVLAHYDGDRTRANLHRRG; encoded by the coding sequence ATGGCCGTCGATGCCGACCCGACCGTCGAGCCCGCCGACTGGCGGGACCCCCGCAAACCGCTCTGGCCGCTGGCGCTGCTGGTGCCGGCGCTGCCCTTCGCCGGCTTCGTCCTCTGGCGCGCCGGCGTCGGCGCCTCGTCCTGGTGGCTCACGCCGGTCGTCGTCTTCGGGCTGATCCCGGTGATCGACCTGCTGCTCGGCGACGACCGGCAGAACCCACCGGAGGAGGCGGTGCCCCGGCTGTCCGCCGACGGCTACTACCGCTGGCTGACCTACCTCTACCTGCCGGCCCAGTACGCGGCCCTGGTGCTCTGCTGCGCGGTGTGGACCGGCGACGCGCTCTCGGTGGCCGGCGCGGCCGGTCTGGTCGCCACCGTCGGCGTGGTCAACGGCATCGCCATCAACACCGCCCACGAGCTCGGCCACAAGCGGGAACGGGTGGAGCGCTGGTTGTCCAAGGTGGCGTTGGCGCCGACCGGGTACGGGCACTTCTTCGTCGAGCACAACCGGGGTCACCACGTACGGGTCGCCACCCGGGAGGACCCGGCCAGCTCCCGGCTGGGGGAGGGTTTCTGGGCGTTCTGGCCGCGTACCGTCTTCGGCAGCCTGCGCTCGGCGTGGCGGTTGGAGACCGCCCGGTTCCGGGTGCGTGGCCGATCCCCGTGGACCCTCCGCAACGAGCTGTTCAACGCCTGGGCGCTGACCCTGCTGCTGTACGTGGCGCTGACCCTGGCCTTCGGCCCTGGTGTGCTGCCGTTCCTGGCGCTCCAGGCGGTGGTCGGCTTCACCCTGCTGGAGGTGGTCAACTACCTGGAGCACTACGGTCTGGCGCGGCAACGCACGCCTGCCGGCCGCTACGAGCGGGTCGACCCACGGCACAGCTGGAACAGTGACCGCACGGTCACCAACGTCTTCCTCTTCCAGCTCCAGCGGCACAGTGACCACCACGCCAACCCGCTGCGCCGCTACCAGACGCTACGGAGCTTCGACGTCTCGCCGCGGTTGCCGGCCGGCTACGCCACGATGGTGGTCGTCGCGCTGGTGCCGCCGCTGTGGCGGAGGGTGATGGATCGCCGGGTGCTCGCCCACTACGACGGCGACCGGACCCGGGCCAACCTGCACCGCCGGGGCTGA
- a CDS encoding TIGR03086 family metal-binding protein, giving the protein MDLLEAYRRSLAEFVDRVDQIQPGQWSDPTPCSDWDVRTLVNHVVTEDRWSVPLLAGRTIGEVGDRLDGDQLGADPIGMAREAAAQAEIAATHPGAVDRTVHLSAGDTPAAEYLQQLLAEHLIHGWDVAVAIGAQPRLDPDAVHAAARWFAGEIDDYRRNNLVRGGVSVPDDADEQDHLLAAFGRDPDWAPN; this is encoded by the coding sequence ATGGATCTGCTGGAGGCGTACCGCCGGAGCCTGGCCGAGTTCGTCGACCGGGTGGACCAGATCCAACCCGGCCAGTGGTCCGACCCGACGCCCTGCTCCGACTGGGACGTCCGCACGCTGGTGAACCACGTGGTGACCGAGGACCGGTGGAGCGTCCCGCTGCTCGCCGGCCGGACCATCGGTGAGGTCGGCGACCGGCTCGACGGCGACCAGCTCGGCGCCGACCCGATCGGGATGGCCCGGGAGGCCGCCGCGCAGGCCGAGATCGCCGCCACCCATCCCGGCGCCGTCGACCGCACGGTGCACCTCTCCGCCGGCGACACCCCGGCCGCCGAATACCTCCAGCAGCTCCTCGCCGAACACCTCATCCACGGATGGGACGTGGCGGTCGCGATCGGCGCCCAGCCCCGGCTCGACCCGGACGCGGTGCACGCCGCCGCCCGGTGGTTCGCCGGCGAGATCGACGACTACCGGCGCAACAACCTGGTCCGCGGCGGGGTGTCGGTGCCCGACGACGCCGACGAACAGGACCACCTGCTGGCCGCCTTCGGCCGCGACCCGGACTGGGCGCCGAACTGA
- a CDS encoding TetR/AcrR family transcriptional regulator — translation MTRRAAEIRLDALLRTACDVIVERGLANTRTADVANAAGVSQALVFYHFATKERLLAQAFAYAVEQDLARLDAVTRSAAPPLTKLRRILKLYTPAGRATAWSMWIDGWSESLRTPELEKVSRRLDLRWRQDLAAVISAGVADGTFQCADPDGAAWRISAVMDGLAVQLAVHDRVISRRQFGEWVRLVTARELGLDPADLD, via the coding sequence GTGACGAGACGTGCGGCCGAGATCCGCCTGGATGCCCTGCTGCGCACCGCCTGCGACGTGATCGTGGAGCGCGGTCTGGCCAACACCCGGACGGCGGACGTGGCGAACGCCGCAGGCGTCAGTCAGGCGTTGGTGTTCTACCACTTCGCGACGAAGGAGCGCTTGCTCGCGCAGGCTTTCGCGTACGCGGTCGAACAGGATCTGGCCCGACTGGACGCGGTGACCCGCTCCGCGGCCCCGCCGCTGACCAAGCTCCGCCGGATCCTCAAGCTCTACACCCCGGCCGGCCGGGCCACCGCCTGGTCGATGTGGATCGACGGCTGGTCCGAGTCGCTGCGTACCCCGGAGTTGGAGAAGGTGTCCCGCCGGCTCGACCTGCGCTGGCGGCAGGACCTGGCCGCGGTGATCTCCGCCGGGGTGGCCGACGGCACCTTCCAGTGCGCCGACCCGGACGGGGCCGCCTGGCGGATCAGCGCGGTGATGGACGGCCTGGCCGTCCAGCTCGCCGTCCACGACCGGGTGATCTCCCGCCGGCAGTTCGGCGAGTGGGTCCGCCTGGTCACCGCCCGGGAACTCGGCCTGGACCCGGCCGACCTGGACTGA
- a CDS encoding helix-turn-helix domain-containing protein, producing the protein MPRAGRLLTELVAPLSTTELARRSGMTAGGVSQHLGALRAAGLVLTHRRGRTLISARTDLAEALLREAG; encoded by the coding sequence GTGCCACGAGCCGGCCGGCTGCTCACCGAGTTGGTCGCTCCGCTGAGCACCACCGAGCTGGCCCGGCGCAGTGGGATGACGGCCGGCGGCGTCTCCCAGCACCTCGGCGCGTTGCGGGCGGCCGGCCTGGTGCTGACCCACCGGCGGGGCCGGACGCTGATCAGCGCCCGCACCGACCTCGCCGAGGCGCTGCTCCGCGAGGCCGGCTAG